One part of the Terrimicrobium sacchariphilum genome encodes these proteins:
- a CDS encoding HAMP domain-containing sensor histidine kinase, whose protein sequence is MRTLGARLALWYSLVSTVTLFGLLAAGYFLLNRHLVRGVDLQNAAEFHRLVAGGSLPRPGAESPGFLVEVRDAGGAVLYRSAALGVTVLPELGNTVTIGTLGRHRVGVFQKDGATVKVAVPLEPVRQVMLGYAEISLVLVCLVLLISLISGMALSRAALRPVRTIQETANRIRLDNLSERIPVGDSQDEIASLAELLNEMFDRLETAFEEVRRFSAEASHELKTPLSLLRLQAEKLLSDGRLGAEQEEAVQEQLAEINRMQHIIEDLLFLSRAEAQAIRPRLLRRNPREFLDELTEDAALLAEQAGVQFRAHIEPEGEVAFDAQWMRQALLNLLTNAFRYSGRGSLVTLDSEFTLDAWRLTVEDEGPGVPEVERERIFERFVRLDDAAERGSGSGLGLAICRSVMAMHGGAIHAGAGERKGGLRVVCEVPLGGAPRVADRPSEREQAVD, encoded by the coding sequence ATGAGAACGCTGGGAGCCCGCCTCGCGCTGTGGTATTCCCTTGTCTCCACGGTAACGCTCTTCGGTCTCCTCGCGGCGGGGTATTTCCTGTTGAACCGCCACCTCGTGCGCGGCGTGGATTTGCAGAACGCGGCAGAGTTTCACCGCCTGGTGGCCGGAGGTTCGCTGCCCCGGCCGGGGGCGGAGTCGCCGGGCTTCCTCGTCGAGGTGCGCGATGCAGGTGGCGCTGTGCTTTACCGTTCGGCGGCGCTGGGAGTGACGGTATTGCCGGAGTTAGGCAATACGGTAACGATCGGTACGCTCGGGCGGCATCGCGTGGGAGTCTTTCAAAAAGACGGCGCGACGGTGAAGGTGGCGGTGCCGCTGGAGCCAGTGCGGCAGGTGATGCTGGGGTATGCGGAGATCAGCCTCGTTCTTGTCTGTCTCGTGCTGCTCATCAGCCTGATCAGTGGCATGGCGCTGAGCCGTGCGGCGCTGCGGCCGGTACGGACGATCCAGGAGACGGCCAACCGCATCCGCCTCGACAACCTGAGCGAGCGCATTCCGGTCGGCGACTCGCAGGATGAGATCGCGTCGCTGGCGGAGCTGCTCAACGAAATGTTTGACCGGTTGGAGACGGCTTTTGAGGAGGTGCGGCGGTTCAGCGCTGAGGCTTCGCATGAGCTCAAGACCCCGTTGTCCCTGCTGCGTCTCCAGGCGGAGAAGTTGCTAAGCGACGGACGCCTCGGCGCGGAGCAGGAGGAGGCCGTGCAGGAGCAGTTGGCGGAGATCAACCGCATGCAGCACATCATCGAGGACCTGCTGTTTCTCTCCCGGGCCGAGGCGCAGGCGATCCGGCCACGGCTGCTGCGGCGCAATCCGCGGGAGTTTCTCGATGAATTGACGGAAGATGCCGCACTGCTGGCCGAGCAGGCCGGGGTGCAGTTCCGCGCGCACATCGAGCCGGAGGGGGAGGTGGCGTTTGACGCGCAGTGGATGCGCCAGGCATTGCTGAATTTGCTGACAAACGCCTTTCGGTATTCCGGTCGTGGATCGCTGGTGACGCTCGACTCGGAATTCACTCTCGATGCGTGGCGGCTGACCGTGGAGGACGAGGGGCCGGGGGTGCCAGAGGTGGAGCGGGAGCGGATATTTGAGCGATTTGTGCGGCTCGACGATGCAGCAGAGCGCGGGTCGGGTTCCGGGTTGGGACTGGCAATCTGCCGGAGCGTGATGGCGATGCATGGCGGAGCGATCCATGCCGGGGCAGGCGAGCGAAAAGGGGGCCTGCGCGTGGTGTGCGAGGTGCCGCTCGGCGGTGCGCCGCGTGTGGCCGACCGACCGAGCGAGCGCGAGCAGGCGGTGGATTAG
- a CDS encoding response regulator transcription factor, translated as MKILIVEDQERLGRFLKKAIAEHGYTTTWVRTCAEARDALAEAAQDAIILDLGLPDGDGLDLLREWRRAGFNEPVLILSARDAVQDRIRGLDLGADDYLAKPFSLEELLARVRSLLRRQSASKDTVLEHGPLRMDLVGRAVSLHGRPLDLTNREFALLETFLRNPGRTLTRTLICEKIWESNYDVDTNLLDVYMSKLRAKLETPGGEPLFKTQRGVGYQLL; from the coding sequence GTGAAAATCTTGATTGTTGAAGACCAGGAGCGGCTCGGGCGGTTCCTGAAAAAGGCCATCGCCGAGCATGGCTACACGACGACGTGGGTTCGTACATGCGCGGAGGCGCGGGATGCGCTGGCGGAGGCTGCGCAGGATGCGATCATTCTCGATCTCGGACTGCCGGATGGTGACGGGCTGGATTTGCTGCGGGAATGGCGGCGGGCGGGATTCAACGAACCCGTGCTCATCCTAAGCGCGCGCGATGCGGTGCAGGATCGCATCCGGGGGCTCGACCTCGGCGCGGATGATTATCTGGCCAAGCCCTTCAGCCTGGAGGAACTCCTCGCCCGCGTCCGCTCGCTGCTGAGGCGGCAGTCGGCATCAAAGGATACGGTGCTGGAGCATGGGCCGCTACGCATGGACCTCGTGGGCCGCGCGGTGTCGCTGCACGGCAGGCCGCTCGACCTGACGAACCGCGAGTTTGCGCTGCTCGAGACCTTCCTGCGCAACCCAGGGCGCACGCTCACTCGCACGCTGATCTGCGAGAAGATCTGGGAGTCAAACTACGACGTGGATACCAATCTCCTCGATGTCTACATGAGCAAGCTCCGGGCGAAGCTGGAAACGCCCGGCGGCGAGCCGCTCTTTAAGACACAACGCGGCGTGGGGTATCAGCTCCTATGA
- a CDS encoding type II toxin-antitoxin system VapC family toxin → MRLLDSNIIIYATLSENEWLREWLETEPLAVSQISRVEVLGYHLLKEDERRDLAGFLDALLVIPITTEITDRAIALRQRRKMGLGDSLVAGTAIEAGCELVTRNVEDFRWVEGLRLIDPFESR, encoded by the coding sequence ATGAGGTTGCTCGATAGCAACATCATCATTTACGCGACCCTCTCTGAAAATGAATGGCTGAGAGAGTGGCTGGAAACTGAGCCGTTGGCCGTTTCGCAGATATCGCGGGTGGAGGTTCTCGGGTATCATCTGCTAAAAGAAGATGAAAGGCGTGATCTTGCTGGTTTTTTGGATGCCCTGCTTGTCATACCCATTACGACTGAAATCACTGATCGAGCAATAGCTCTGCGACAGAGGCGGAAAATGGGACTTGGCGATTCCCTCGTTGCAGGGACTGCTATCGAGGCCGGATGCGAGCTGGTGACCCGTAACGTGGAAGATTTTCGATGGGTGGAAGGCTTGCGACTTATAGATCCTTTCGAATCCCGGTAG
- a CDS encoding OmpA family protein, producing MQLHTVFSLAAAIGLLTALPASAADVKGAKDPDFLKRITGSEIIWYGFAKFDEMPIALEKVQFDYGTSAFKDTKKQVVEGQRTTIYYKLPGDASTLEAVRQYQELLGEAGYKTLFTAADDNLDDGYNRFVAQIFPQAKKTEGLQYLHEFNHSQQRYAALEGTGPNGAPIYISLYAFLIKDGSGSGYSTLAKEHDIQKGNCILRVDVLQTKPMDQRMSVVKAAEIEQTIAKTGRIAIYGVYFDTDKADIKPESDAALTEMATAINAAPGKKFLIVGHTDNQGALDHNQELSKRRAASVAAALAAKYNVPASAIIPVGVGMAAPVAPNTDDAGRAKNRRVEIVAM from the coding sequence ATGCAGCTCCACACTGTATTCTCTCTCGCGGCCGCCATCGGCCTTCTCACCGCCCTCCCCGCTTCAGCCGCCGATGTAAAAGGTGCGAAAGACCCCGATTTTCTCAAACGCATCACCGGGTCGGAGATCATCTGGTACGGGTTTGCGAAGTTTGACGAGATGCCGATAGCGCTGGAGAAGGTGCAGTTTGACTACGGCACCTCCGCCTTCAAGGACACCAAGAAGCAGGTCGTCGAGGGCCAGCGCACTACGATCTACTACAAGCTCCCCGGCGACGCCTCCACCCTCGAGGCGGTGCGTCAATACCAGGAGCTGCTTGGCGAGGCAGGTTACAAGACGCTCTTCACCGCCGCCGATGACAACCTCGACGACGGGTACAACCGATTCGTCGCCCAGATCTTCCCGCAAGCCAAGAAAACCGAAGGCCTCCAGTACCTGCATGAGTTCAACCACAGCCAGCAGCGGTACGCCGCTCTGGAGGGTACGGGACCGAATGGTGCGCCGATTTACATCAGCCTCTACGCTTTCCTCATCAAGGACGGCTCGGGCAGCGGGTACAGCACCCTGGCCAAGGAGCACGATATCCAGAAGGGCAACTGCATCCTCCGCGTCGACGTCCTCCAGACCAAACCGATGGACCAGCGCATGTCCGTAGTGAAGGCCGCCGAGATCGAGCAGACCATCGCCAAGACCGGCCGCATTGCCATCTACGGCGTGTACTTCGACACCGACAAGGCCGACATCAAGCCGGAATCCGACGCCGCCCTCACCGAAATGGCCACCGCCATCAACGCCGCGCCCGGCAAGAAATTCCTCATCGTCGGCCACACTGACAACCAGGGCGCTCTCGACCACAACCAGGAGCTCTCCAAGCGCCGCGCCGCCTCCGTCGCCGCTGCTCTCGCGGCAAAATACAACGTCCCCGCCTCTGCGATCATCCCCGTGGGCGTCGGCATGGCTGCCCCCGTCGCACCAAATACCGACGACGCGGGGCGCGCCAAGAACCGCCGCGTCGAGATCGTCGCTATGTGA
- a CDS encoding PEP-CTERM sorting domain-containing protein: MKSVVAVLGIFAVVGASYGAVLFDFNTPGQLTGNFSSAQSGLTIQSGTGGLNNSGCLDISATDYENGPWQIFTLNTPFSGNLDTWQVSFYYKGNANNNPTLGVTTEPVPLLTDGQPGNGGSVYYPIINVTSGGANGGEMGISSYSGSGESEWKVSPVAGGLPTTTNWYFYELTVSYLGSNNFSVTGTLNSASSDGTVGSLLASASQTFNNPAIAGDSTAYIYFQVSGGVAIDNLSTTAVPEPTTLGLLAGGGLLVFAAYRRRMARA; the protein is encoded by the coding sequence ATGAAGTCTGTTGTTGCCGTTTTGGGGATATTTGCCGTGGTGGGTGCGTCTTATGGGGCGGTGCTTTTCGACTTCAACACGCCGGGACAACTGACGGGAAATTTTTCCTCGGCGCAGTCGGGGCTGACGATCCAGAGCGGAACGGGTGGATTGAATAACTCGGGTTGCCTCGATATCTCGGCAACGGACTATGAGAATGGCCCTTGGCAAATTTTCACCCTGAATACGCCATTTTCGGGGAATCTCGATACTTGGCAGGTCAGTTTTTACTACAAGGGAAATGCCAATAATAATCCGACTCTGGGAGTGACAACTGAGCCTGTACCGCTGTTGACGGATGGACAGCCGGGCAATGGAGGCAGTGTTTACTATCCGATCATCAACGTGACGAGCGGGGGCGCGAATGGCGGCGAGATGGGCATTTCCAGCTACAGTGGATCAGGTGAGTCCGAATGGAAAGTCAGTCCGGTAGCGGGTGGTTTGCCCACGACGACAAACTGGTACTTTTACGAACTTACGGTCTCTTATCTCGGGTCCAACAATTTCTCAGTAACGGGGACGCTCAACAGCGCTTCATCGGACGGCACGGTCGGCTCGCTGCTGGCGAGTGCCTCCCAGACTTTCAACAATCCCGCCATCGCTGGCGACAGCACGGCATACATTTACTTTCAGGTGAGTGGAGGCGTTGCGATCGACAATCTCAGCACCACAGCAGTGCCGGAGCCGACGACGCTCGGGCTTCTTGCAGGAGGGGGATTGCTGGTCTTTGCCGCCTATCGCCGCCGCATGGCGCGCGCCTGA
- a CDS encoding OsmC family protein, translated as MGHSYTSRIVWTGNRGDGTATYRGYDRTWDIAVPGKTVIPCSNDPLLGGDPGKMNPEDLLLSALSACHMLWYLHYAADAGIGVLAYEDEPEGVGEAGPGGAGRFVSATLRPRITVRAGADLEKAQAIHGRIHEVCFIARSVNFPVSCEGVFTVEGAG; from the coding sequence ATGGGGCATAGCTACACCTCGCGCATCGTCTGGACGGGCAACCGGGGCGACGGGACGGCGACCTATCGCGGGTACGACCGCACGTGGGATATCGCAGTGCCGGGCAAGACGGTGATCCCGTGTTCAAACGACCCGCTGCTCGGCGGCGATCCTGGGAAAATGAACCCGGAGGACCTGCTGCTTTCCGCACTCTCCGCCTGCCACATGCTCTGGTATCTGCACTACGCCGCCGATGCCGGCATCGGCGTGCTAGCCTATGAGGATGAGCCGGAGGGTGTGGGCGAAGCGGGGCCGGGAGGTGCGGGGAGATTTGTCTCCGCCACGCTGCGCCCGCGCATCACCGTGCGCGCCGGGGCGGATCTGGAGAAGGCTCAGGCAATACATGGGCGCATCCACGAGGTATGCTTCATCGCGCGGTCGGTGAATTTTCCCGTGAGTTGCGAGGGGGTGTTCACGGTGGAGGGTGCAGGTTAA
- a CDS encoding linear amide C-N hydrolase yields MKSFPLLFAACLGFAASASPVAACTRAVLKLDDGTVLTGRSMDWMEEIENNLWVFPRGMKRDGAAGPGSITWESRYGSVITTIYEIATVDGINEKGLVANTLYLAESDYGAVGDKPSMCISMWAQYVLDNYATVAEAVAALEKEPFRIIAPKLPDGSPATGHLALTDATGDSAIFEYIDGKLVIHHGPQYTVMTNSPEYSQQLAIEKYWSGVGGTNFLPGTARAADRFARASFGINSVPRGIDKNFIKAVPGEDLSVQGVASMMSVIRSVSVPLGLTTPGEPNIASTIWRTVSDSKHLTYYYDAATVPNTFWIDLTKLDFSAGAGVKRLLLTGGKFYAGDASKHLEPAQAFTPLAATPGK; encoded by the coding sequence ATGAAGAGTTTCCCCCTCCTGTTCGCGGCGTGCCTGGGTTTTGCAGCCAGTGCTTCGCCGGTTGCGGCCTGTACGCGCGCTGTGCTCAAACTCGATGACGGAACGGTCCTGACCGGTCGATCGATGGACTGGATGGAGGAGATCGAGAATAACCTGTGGGTCTTCCCTCGCGGAATGAAGCGTGATGGCGCGGCGGGGCCGGGATCGATCACCTGGGAGTCAAGGTACGGGAGCGTGATCACGACGATCTATGAGATCGCCACGGTCGACGGCATCAATGAAAAGGGGCTGGTCGCCAACACGCTCTACCTCGCGGAGTCCGACTACGGCGCGGTGGGGGACAAGCCGTCGATGTGCATCTCCATGTGGGCGCAGTACGTCCTCGATAACTATGCCACGGTCGCCGAGGCGGTGGCGGCGCTGGAGAAGGAACCCTTTCGCATCATCGCCCCGAAGCTGCCGGACGGATCGCCCGCCACCGGGCATCTCGCCCTCACCGACGCCACGGGCGACTCAGCCATCTTTGAGTACATCGACGGCAAGCTCGTGATCCACCATGGCCCGCAGTACACCGTGATGACCAACTCGCCCGAGTACTCGCAGCAGCTCGCTATCGAGAAGTATTGGAGCGGCGTGGGAGGAACCAACTTCCTCCCCGGCACTGCGCGTGCGGCGGATCGTTTTGCCCGAGCGTCCTTCGGCATCAATTCCGTCCCGCGCGGCATCGACAAGAACTTCATCAAGGCCGTGCCGGGTGAGGATCTCTCGGTGCAGGGCGTGGCCTCCATGATGAGCGTGATCCGGTCTGTCAGCGTACCGCTAGGCCTCACCACCCCGGGCGAACCCAACATCGCCTCGACCATCTGGCGGACCGTATCCGATAGCAAACACCTGACATACTATTACGACGCCGCGACGGTTCCGAATACCTTCTGGATCGACCTGACGAAGCTCGATTTCTCCGCCGGGGCGGGGGTGAAGCGCCTTCTGCTCACGGGCGGAAAATTCTACGCAGGCGATGCGTCGAAGCACCTTGAGCCCGCACAGGCCTTCACGCCGCTGGCGGCGACGCCGGGCAAGTAG